One Siniperca chuatsi isolate FFG_IHB_CAS linkage group LG5, ASM2008510v1, whole genome shotgun sequence DNA window includes the following coding sequences:
- the LOC122876735 gene encoding uncharacterized protein LOC122876735 isoform X1 — MAQASVTLNGWLNLQAEESESSTDTSTSETSSDTDSSSVLSEDVVLPDLWGHLDQYFQEGLSPSSSPQDDATGHASDGQNIIHSLEAARLTGGDPGDAIPSQNFEEQPPFHRESVSTTNQPLMAAERSRPQPADRDPGFSSGRNNRRTSSENPHLRSHGASSKGFPSARCKSICFLNCFTVHCETIQSRRINVIITQKGTQCTFLFSHFTS; from the exons ATGGCTCAAGCATCCG tgactctaaacggatggctgaaccttcaagcagaggagtctg AGTCATCAACTGATACCTCAACATCCGAGACCTCATCTGATactgactcctcatctgtgctttcagaggACGTGGTATTACCCG ATCTGTGGGGCCATTTGGATcaatatttccaagaagggTTATCGCCATCATCATCGCCACAGGATGACGCAACAGGGCATGCCTCAGATGgtcaaaacattatacattctCTAGAGGCTGCCCGGTTAACCGGAGGAGATCCGGGGGATGCGATACCTAGTCAAAATTTTGAAGAACAACCGCCATTTCACCGGGAGTCTGTCTCAACCACTAATCAACCGCTGATGGCCGCGGAGAGGTCTAGGCCTCAACCAGCGGACAGAGATCCAGGATTCTCATCGGGTCGCAACAACAGGAGAACCAGTTCTGAGAATCCACACCTGAGATCCCACGGGGCTTCCAGCAAAGGATTTCCATCTGCACGCTGTAAgtctatttgctttttaaattgttttacagtacattgtgagACGATTCAATCACGccgtataaatgtaataattacccagAAGGGAACACAATGtactttccttttctctcatttcacATCATAA
- the LOC122876735 gene encoding uncharacterized protein LOC122876735 isoform X4: MAQASVTLNGWLNLQAEESESSTDTSTSETSSDTDSSSVLSEDVVLPEAARLTGGDPGDAIPSQNFEEQPPFHRESVSTTNQPLMAAERSRPQPADRDPGFSSGRNNRRTSSENPHLRSHGASSKGFPSARCKSICFLNCFTVHCETIQSRRINVIITQKGTQCTFLFSHFTS; the protein is encoded by the exons ATGGCTCAAGCATCCG tgactctaaacggatggctgaaccttcaagcagaggagtctg AGTCATCAACTGATACCTCAACATCCGAGACCTCATCTGATactgactcctcatctgtgctttcagaggACGTGGTATTACCCG AGGCTGCCCGGTTAACCGGAGGAGATCCGGGGGATGCGATACCTAGTCAAAATTTTGAAGAACAACCGCCATTTCACCGGGAGTCTGTCTCAACCACTAATCAACCGCTGATGGCCGCGGAGAGGTCTAGGCCTCAACCAGCGGACAGAGATCCAGGATTCTCATCGGGTCGCAACAACAGGAGAACCAGTTCTGAGAATCCACACCTGAGATCCCACGGGGCTTCCAGCAAAGGATTTCCATCTGCACGCTGTAAgtctatttgctttttaaattgttttacagtacattgtgagACGATTCAATCACGccgtataaatgtaataattacccagAAGGGAACACAATGtactttccttttctctcatttcacATCATAA